GCTAGATTTTACGTCGCGATGCAACACCCTCCGGTCGCACCCGTCATGAAGGTAGCTCAGAGCGGATGCAACTCCTTGAATCATCTTATGCCTTCTATCCCAACTCAGTAAAATCTCAGTCCCTACCGAGCTATCATTGTAAAATAAGAGCTTATCTAAGCTTCCTCTAGGCAAGTACTCATACACAAGAAGAAACTCACCACTTTCGTAGCACCACCCGATCAAATGCACAAGGTTCCTGTGACGGAGACGGCTGATCGTCTTCACCTCCGCCACAAACTCTTGTTCGCCTTGGCTCGAGTCCTTGGACAACCTTTTCACGGCGACATCCTTATTGATCCCTTTTAAGAAGCCCTTGTAGACGGTTCCGAACCCGCCTTGACCGAGCTTGTTCTTGGGGTGGAAATTTGCAGTCGCGGATTTGAGATCCTTGAGCCGGAACTTGTGTGGACCTTTTGTGGAGTTTTCAAGCACCCCCAGTAATTCTTGAAGCCTCACATCGCTCTTGATCTTTCTTCTCCAGCAAAGGTAAGATGTAAGCCCACAACAGAGGAGAAGAGGCAAGAGAATCCCAAGCAAAACCCACACGATCCACATCTTATTTTTCCCCGCAATTTCGTCTATGGAGAAATTCCATTTGGTTATACAGTTAAGCTGGGTGTAATTACTGGTCGAACCCGAAAATCCGATGTAAACATCTTCGGGAAGATGTTCTGATAGATCCATGGTTTCCGTAATTATGTGGTGGCTTGTTGTATCGTTAAACATGGAAACATTGACAGTCATGTTTTTTGATATTCCATCATATCGAATGCTAGCGACCACATCCACTCCGCTGGAGAGATTAACACCCCATCTTTTTAGTGGAACTTGGATGTTGGAGTTTATGCTGTTGACGTTGATGCCCACATGATTGTCATCTTCATCGCCCATATGGCTTTTCCTAGTATCAAATTCGATTGCAACTATTCGATTTGCGGGGGAACCGTTCAAGCTTGAATTCACTATCCCAAGCCACTGGCCATGGCTGTTCATCGGGAGTTCCGGATTGCTGGTCAGAATGAAGGCCAAACCTTCACCGGGGGGTCCGCTATTTTCCGTCTCGCCAACGATATTCAACGCAAAGGTGGAGTGGAAGGATGCAATGACCGTgccgttcttcttctttttccatagcTTGATCGTGTCCTTATACAGAAGCCTCCCGGACGAGTTCTTCATTAAATGTTGGTAATTACGATTGCCCGTATCAGTGGTGATTTGCAAAGCTCCGTAGTATATTCTTGAATTGCCGTGGTGtatgaaatctcgcatatcacgATCTTCAAACGTAGTGTAATTGATGGGGAGACAAGATACTTGAGAGAAAAGAGCCAAGAACATGAGCACCAGGAGAGACGTAGGAGTAGGAAAAGGGTGAAGCGATGCCATGTGAAAGTGATATATTCGGATTCGATAGCAGCCGGAGAGCTGATGGGCCTTGTTTGTGTTTGTTTAAGGAGGAAGATGATCACAAGCAATGCAGATTTAGATAGATAAATAGAGGGTGCAACTAGGAGACCATTCAA
This region of Magnolia sinica isolate HGM2019 chromosome 1, MsV1, whole genome shotgun sequence genomic DNA includes:
- the LOC131237776 gene encoding probable L-type lectin-domain containing receptor kinase S.5, whose product is MASLHPFPTPTSLLVLMFLALFSQVSCLPINYTTFEDRDMRDFIHHGNSRIYYGALQITTDTGNRNYQHLMKNSSGRLLYKDTIKLWKKKKNGTVIASFHSTFALNIVGETENSGPPGEGLAFILTSNPELPMNSHGQWLGIVNSSLNGSPANRIVAIEFDTRKSHMGDEDDNHVGINVNSINSNIQVPLKRWGVNLSSGVDVVASIRYDGISKNMTVNVSMFNDTTSHHIITETMDLSEHLPEDVYIGFSGSTSNYTQLNCITKWNFSIDEIAGKNKMWIVWVLLGILLPLLLCCGLTSYLCWRRKIKSDVRLQELLGVLENSTKGPHKFRLKDLKSATANFHPKNKLGQGGFGTVYKGFLKGINKDVAVKRLSKDSSQGEQEFVAEVKTISRLRHRNLVHLIGWCYESGEFLLVYEYLPRGSLDKLLFYNDSSVGTEILLSWDRRHKMIQGVASALSYLHDGCDRRVLHRDVKSSNVMLDNEYKARLGDFGLARTVQYDGGTHHSTSVIAGTPGYIAPEYYLTGRASAETDVYGFGVFAIEVTCGRPPGNDGIVDWLWGLYGREKLLDAVDPQMHGGFEEEQVGHVLTLGLACCHPNPNERPSMRVVLQMLTGEAGPPIPPNEKPAFMWPAVGRLHEAVAICIEEHSID